GAATGGGACTTGCTAAAGCTGGCAACTCAAGGAGATGCACACTCATTGAAGTCAGTGACAGAACTGAGGGTCTGATGATGTGGGAGCCAGGAAGACTCAATGGTGCTGCCTCCTCTTGGTGGCTAGCCATAACTAGGGGAATTCAATCTAACAACCAAGTGAATTGCTTGCAGTCATTTGCTGCTTTAGTTCCTTTCTCTCAGTGAACCTTGCTGTTGTCTATATGGCTTTGCTGACTTCCTGGATATTTCCATTGGTTAAGGTGATTGTAACAATTCCCTGCTCCCTCTGCCTcggtgaaggggccaggttctggcactggtccctggtaggccattCAGGATTACAGTATTAAGGCTGATGTGAATCATATGAATGGAGTGACCTCAGTGAATTAGCCTCAGGAAATCACCAAGGCCCAACTAGAAAGGCGctttattacattcaacacttgttTTTTGACAttctgttctccccccccccaagttttGTTTTTGCTTTGTTCCTTTCCTTAGTGTCTGTCCCTCCTCTTTTACCCACTCATTTTTCAATTACataatgaaatcacaatagcatgatatatGTATGAGAAAATCATCGCAGCAAGAACACGTCTAGGAATACCCAGGATGCTGGTTTGATCTCTGTCCTGCTCCAATGATTTTCCTATAGATATATCATATTACTGTAATTTCATTGTGTATTTGAAGGGAGTGTTAAGACGAGAATTCCATTACCTACACCAGAGTATACGCAGATTATTGGTAAAACTTGTATTGGCTACCAGCTCAGTGCCTCCAGACTCCTAGTGGGTCTGGGCTGATCCCAGGTTATATAATCTTTAGCATATCATGGGTTAAGGCGTGCATCTGGGGATACCCAGGATGCTGGTTCAATCCCAGACCTTCTCCAATGATTTTAACATGTTCTTATAGATTTTAACATGTTCATGTTTGGAGAGAatatcattattatatttttttccaGAGGCCAGTATGGTAAAACTTGGTTGGCAGTTAAGACCGTGCATACCTCTGGCCATGACATGACGGAGTGCCTGGAATCAGTGAGCGTCTGCTATCAGCACTGTGCAGCCAAGATCATAAAGGAAACTCGGCTGTTACAAGAGCTCTCTCATGCAAATGTTATCAAAGTAATGCTCATCGTGGTCAGTTGATATTTTTGTCTCTAATACAATAAAAGTTTAGGAAAACCTCCTCTCTGAGCAGAATTATTTGATTGCTACCTAAGTTAAGACCTGTGCCTATTGGCCATCAGGTAAATTCTAGTAAATAGTGCTAGGGAGGTACTGAGTAATATAGTACTGTGGTCAGGTTGTCTTGCTTCTCAACAAAGCAGCATGAGTTTATGGAATCAAGAAAATCTGATTGTTAAAACACACTAAAATGTTTAATGCACTTTTCTATCTATATTATGGGCTGGATTGGATATTCTCCAGTGTCTCTCTAGCACGAGTATTACCCAGCAGTTAGTTTGAAAAGCTCTTTGTAGTATCGGTGTGGAATGTCAACCTGCACTGGCTGCACCATATCCTAACCAGAAGTTAGTAGGGTCTTGCCTAAAGGAGATATTGAGTGTACTGCTCAGAAAATAATTTACATATTCTCAAAGCTTAAtttttaagtacagtactgtacagtacttgtttTAAGATTCCACTACACCTTTTAAACTTCCTAATACCTGCAAATTTTCAATATACTGAGTGCTTCAATCATTTTGTTAGCTTAAAGATTTGCCAAAAAATCCTATGCATATTACTGTATTTGTGGCTTTAAAAGAATGTACATATTTTAATACTTTCTTCATAATAATTAAATTGATGATCTCTACTACTAATTTAATTGTACTGTATGTACTCACCAGAGTTGGTTCAAAAACATTGTGTAAATTATGAGAAGGCTTTAGTATAATGAGATGCTACATTTGGAGAGGGGGGGTTGAAATTAAGATTAATATCTCGCAGACATTTATTAGTAAataaagtagaacaaatccacaggagcggtgatgaaggttcgaacctatgaCGTGCTTTAGTCCACTGTACCATGACTTGAACCATGTCGTGATGGGACTAGATTGTGTCTGGGAACATTTAGctcacaggttcgaaccctcgtcaaggctcctgtggatttgttctttgatatatcatattaatgtgatttctctgtgcatTAAATACAATattatcatatttaataaattgtTTTTACATTTGAACAGATTTCAAGCTGTAATTATAACAAAGTGCTGTACAATCCATATCAGGTATATGGAGGATGTATTCCAGATGTGGAATACTCTCCTGGTCCCCCCGTGGCTGGCATTGTGGCCATGGTTGCAGAATTAGGACGCCCAGTTAATGTTATTGAAATCCTCCAGATGAATTACGAAGAAAGACTGAAGGTAAGTCTAGCAACACCAGTGAAAGGTTGTTTTGATTGAATAATACTATTTTCAACTCTAATTATAGCAGGAAATACTGTATTTGAATTAGATTCACTGTACTGAAAGGCTCCAATGCCAGGCTTGAGGTTGAAGgtagttatcaggggaaagtgccaagtcaaGCGCCTGAcggctgggtggacagtgcttcggattcgtagtcctgaggttctgggtttgatccccggtggaggtggagacaaatgggcaaaatgtttcttcaccctgataccccctgttacctagcactaaataggtacctgggagttagacagctgctacgggctacttcctaggggggtgggggggggaggaacaaaaaggaggcctggtcgaggaccgggccgcggggacactaaaccccaaaatcatctcaagataacctcaagaagccatCATGActgtatagcatttggaagggatcaggataaggatttgggatggaatggGAGGAAGGACCCAATGTCAATGAATTTATAGAACAATATATACAAATGTGGATAAATTTTGTTActcttgtttaccatactgttaacTTTTCCAACTCTTAGATGTAGACTGACATTTTTGCTACATCTGCTGTAGTGTTAGCCAGAGACATCATTACTAAGCGTATGGCAAACAGTTTTAAGCGTAGGAAACCATTCTGCATGAACAGGTTGAATTTGAAAAACTAATTATGTCATTCATTTGATCCTGCATCCATTTGTGAGACTGTTAGCTTTTCATTAACAATTAAAAGTACAATAGCATGAGTTGCCCTTTTATTTACATGCAGTAATGGAAGTAAACTTGTGTGTACCATTACCTCAAGATTTAAGGAAATGTCTTTAGGGGTTAAATCATACATAAAATGATATTCATCTAATCAAAGTGTAAACAATTGTGGTGTTTTATTTTAGACTTACCCATTGTATTCAGGGAGGAAGGGTTGTGGAATGACAAAATGGTGTCAGAAGTCTGGGGGTGCCAGTGGTGGGAGATTGTATTAGAGAAGTCTGGTGGTAGGGGATGGTGCCTATACTTTCTGATGTGTTTCTCCAAGTTTTGTTCAGTCTCTGATCCCAAGCGTCCCTTTATCTTGTAAAATAAACCAGATTTTGGTCCAGGCTTTCAGTAAGAGATGGATAGGTTTCGAACACCCGGTATGTTGAACTAAGGCCTGGTATGTTGAGCTAAGGCCTGGTGTATTGAGCTAAGGTCTGGTATATTGAGCTAAGGTCTGGTATATTGAGCTAAGGCCTGGTATATTGGGCTAAGGCCTGGCAGTATCAGAGCTCGGGAAGGTCCTAGGCACTCACCAGAGAAGGttatttcattacattcgacACTCAATTTTGAGTTAGGCCTGATTGACATATTGGCATTGAATTTCCAGTTAGCAAGTGATGTTGGAAGAATCTTGCACCACCTGGCACAGTCTCCTCTTGGAAGTCTACTAATGAATGATTTCCGACGAGAGCAGTTTGTTATCTCAGATGGATCACTCAAGTTATCCGACATAGATGATATAGTAGTTGGGGATCCCAAATGTACCAGCTATAAAGACTGTGCTATTAAAGATGGGATTAAAGAGAGCATCCTTGTCAActgtaagtactgtactgtatgatGAAATGCTTTATCTTTAGCTTTTATATTGTAAATCATTGACTTAACTAGACAACATCCATATACAGTATCTGACCTGTGCCACATTCTTGCTTCATTAAGCAAGGTCCTGTGTTTGTGTGGGCAGGACTATGCATAGCCAGGGCAGGTTGACATTTCACACTGATACAGTGGGTATTTTTTTAAATAGTCTTCGTCAGGTCATATGGGTCAAAGGAAATACTGTGTTGGAGAGGTCTCAAAACCCTTTCAAGTGTTTCTTGGTATCAGACTTCCAAGGCTCACTGATAACTATTTCCTTATGTTCTTTGAGCCGACAGACACCAATATTATGTATTTAAGTGGCTTCTGGTTGGCAGCGCCTGATTTGTCCTGATTTGGGGGTTTGTCACCATTTCTG
The sequence above is drawn from the Procambarus clarkii isolate CNS0578487 chromosome 49, FALCON_Pclarkii_2.0, whole genome shotgun sequence genome and encodes:
- the LOC123763207 gene encoding extracellular tyrosine-protein kinase PKDCC isoform X6 is translated as MTECLESVSVCYQHCAAKIIKETRLLQELSHANVIKVMLIVISSCNYNKVLYNPYQVYGGCIPDVEYSPGPPVAGIVAMVAELGRPVNVIEILQMNYEERLKLASDVGRILHHLAQSPLGSLLMNDFRREQFVISDGSLKLSDIDDIVVGDPKCTSYKDCAIKDGIKESILVNLSCVTGLCKGFNSRLNAVHASQHFMRLLIPYGGPAALESTCLRIVNQQSIGLLDSEAVHQEIQALVNNYSSGAYLSAAEKETIHSYTVLHGSTVHDADFSCSRTLSKGCVQSVSSPAEGAWLCSQFPECVAYVLIDEWTWTGRQVAVFKTRAREVKGNERHTLYIRRGQG